The window TCCAACACTGCCGATGACCGAGTTCACCAACACATCCGCTTCGGAAGTGGCGATTTCGATCAATCCTTCGTCTCCGAACACGAATCGGATCGCCGGGAATTCGGCCTGAAGCTTTTCGGCGTCCTCTTTTCTTCGCACCGATACGAGCTTCGGCTGATAGGCTTGTGCAATTTCCCTCACCTTATCGATATTCATCCCGGCCGAAAAAGATACGAGCTCGAATTGTTCCCGATTCGACGCGATGATATCGAGCGTTTGTGTACCGATGGAACCTGTCGCTCCAAGAAGACTGATTTTCTTTGTCATGTGAGTAGGTGTCCTTTCCTTTATCCTACGAAATGAAGGAAATGTAATAATGGCAAGACGAAAAGGAGGCTATCGAACCGATCCAAAATTCCGCCATGCCCAGGCAGGAGCTTTCCGGAATCTTTTACATCATAATGTCGTTTCAAAGCCGATTCGACCAAGTCCCCAAGTTGTCCGACGATGGAGGCGACAATGGTGACGACGACCAATAGGATATAATTCGAAGCGATCGGATAAATCATCTGGAAGATGCAGGCGGCCACGACGGCGGATGCAATCCCTCCATAAAAACCTTCCCTCGTCTTATTCGGAGAAATTTCCGGCCAAAGCTTGCGCTTCCCGATCTTCCTGCCGATAAAATACGCCCCAGAGTCTGTTGTCCAAATGACAACCAAGGCATACACAACATATTCGATTCCGAAAAATCTTGTCTCAATCAAATAATAAAAACCGATGCCGACGT is drawn from Sporosarcina sp. FSL W7-1349 and contains these coding sequences:
- a CDS encoding phosphatidate cytidylyltransferase, encoding MKQRIITAIIAFALFIPLVLVGGLPFTIAVFAIATVGLYELLRMKGIHLLSIEGFLTWAALVVLLLPSGWGERLHESIGYTKIELAFAIVLILLIYTVIVKNRYTFDHAAFSVLGALYVGIGFYYLIETRFFGIEYVVYALVVIWTTDSGAYFIGRKIGKRKLWPEISPNKTREGFYGGIASAVVAACIFQMIYPIASNYILLVVVTIVASIVGQLGDLVESALKRHYDVKDSGKLLPGHGGILDRFDSLLFVLPLLHFLHFVG